A single Xylanimonas cellulosilytica DSM 15894 DNA region contains:
- a CDS encoding lipopolysaccharide biosynthesis protein: protein MSMRLGGFLGIPLLSAIAPFITLPVVARIAGEAGWGDISAAQAIGTLGSIAVTFGWGIYGPPAVATTTDVATRQRYYLDSLVVRAITAAIVLPAVLVITWAVIGTGFVRDSLFLAGSLTLLGLLPSWYCIGVGEPILMARYDVLPRLAAALVSLPIMLWTQSIWPYPVLTTLALVVPLTLFSRRILRGYRRPAGGGRPLWARFRQTAATAGIDAAGNAYGSTPVPISTATLPVADASSFGSADRLYRIGLGIVVAALGNAFQGWVLAPDAVDRRRRQHLAIAAHAVTGLVGLVFLATLGPWATGVFLGAEVAAERWPSVWFGVAFLFISLSTPLIRNLLIPAGRGKFVLLATIISSVAGLVLMGVGAARQDAAFIAFGMAASEIVLVAVLAAPALRLRPAPPATAGRSAS, encoded by the coding sequence ATGTCGATGCGTCTCGGCGGGTTTCTCGGGATCCCGTTGCTGAGCGCGATCGCGCCGTTCATCACGCTCCCGGTCGTCGCTCGCATCGCAGGCGAGGCCGGCTGGGGCGACATCTCAGCCGCGCAGGCCATCGGCACGCTCGGGTCGATCGCGGTCACCTTCGGGTGGGGCATCTACGGCCCGCCTGCCGTCGCCACCACCACCGACGTCGCGACGCGTCAGCGCTACTACCTCGACTCCCTCGTGGTGCGCGCGATCACCGCCGCGATCGTCCTCCCGGCCGTCCTGGTCATCACGTGGGCGGTCATCGGAACGGGGTTCGTGCGCGACTCGCTCTTCCTGGCCGGGTCGCTCACGCTCCTCGGCCTGCTCCCGTCCTGGTACTGCATCGGCGTGGGCGAACCGATACTCATGGCACGGTACGACGTGCTGCCACGTCTGGCCGCCGCGCTCGTCTCCTTGCCGATCATGCTGTGGACGCAGTCCATCTGGCCCTACCCGGTGCTCACCACGTTGGCGCTCGTCGTCCCCCTCACGCTGTTCAGCCGCCGGATCCTGCGCGGGTACCGCCGGCCCGCGGGGGGCGGTCGCCCGCTGTGGGCACGGTTCCGTCAGACGGCCGCCACCGCCGGCATCGACGCGGCCGGGAACGCTTACGGGTCGACGCCCGTGCCCATCTCGACGGCGACGCTGCCGGTGGCGGATGCGTCGTCGTTCGGTTCGGCTGACAGGCTCTACCGCATCGGGCTCGGGATCGTGGTGGCCGCGCTGGGCAACGCGTTCCAGGGCTGGGTGCTCGCTCCCGACGCCGTGGACCGGCGCCGCCGCCAGCACCTGGCGATCGCCGCGCACGCCGTGACAGGCCTGGTCGGCCTCGTCTTCCTGGCCACTCTCGGCCCCTGGGCGACGGGCGTCTTTCTGGGCGCCGAGGTCGCCGCGGAACGCTGGCCCTCCGTCTGGTTCGGGGTCGCGTTCCTGTTCATCTCGCTGTCGACACCACTCATCCGCAATCTGCTGATCCCCGCGGGCCGCGGCAAGTTCGTACTGCTGGCGACGATCATCAGCTCGGTCGCGGGCCTCGTGCTCATGGGCGTGGGCGCGGCGCGGCAGGACGCCGCCTTCATCGCGTTCGGCATGGCGGCCTCGGAGATCGTGCTCGTGGCCGTTCTCGCCGCGCCGGCGCTCCGGCTGCGGCCTGCACCGCCGGCTACAGCGGGTCGATCCGCCAGCTGA
- the rfbB gene encoding dTDP-glucose 4,6-dehydratase has protein sequence MQVLVTGGAGFIGANFVHQTVRERPDVQVTVLDALTYAGDRASLAPVADKITLVEGSITDAALVDRLVAASDLVVHFAAESHNDNSLNDPSPFVQTNVVGTFTLLEAVRKHGVRFHHISTDEVYGDLELDDPAKFTPETPYNPSSPYSSTKAGSDLLVRAWVRSFGVQATISNCSNNYGPYQHIEKFIPRQVTNLIDGIRPRLYGAGQNVRDWIHVEDHNSAVWAIIDRGQIGETYLIGADGEKNNLEVVQTLLEIFGRPADDFDHVNDRPGHDLRYAIDASRLRNELGWTPQYTDFRSGLQATVEWYQANESWWRPAKAAVEAKYAAQGQ, from the coding sequence GTGCAGGTACTCGTCACCGGCGGCGCCGGCTTCATCGGCGCCAACTTCGTCCACCAGACCGTCCGCGAGCGCCCGGACGTGCAGGTGACGGTGCTCGACGCGCTGACCTACGCGGGCGACCGCGCCTCGCTGGCCCCCGTGGCCGACAAGATCACCCTGGTCGAGGGCTCGATCACCGACGCCGCGCTCGTCGACCGGCTGGTCGCGGCGTCGGACCTGGTGGTCCACTTCGCGGCAGAGTCGCACAACGACAACTCGCTGAACGACCCGTCGCCGTTCGTGCAGACCAACGTCGTCGGCACGTTCACCCTGCTGGAGGCGGTGCGCAAGCACGGCGTGCGCTTCCACCACATCTCGACGGACGAGGTGTACGGCGACCTTGAGCTGGACGACCCGGCGAAGTTCACCCCGGAGACGCCGTACAACCCGTCGTCGCCGTACTCGTCGACGAAGGCCGGCTCGGACCTGCTGGTGCGCGCCTGGGTGCGCAGCTTCGGGGTGCAGGCCACGATCTCGAACTGCTCGAACAACTACGGGCCGTACCAGCACATCGAGAAGTTCATCCCCCGGCAGGTCACGAACCTGATCGACGGCATCCGCCCGCGCCTGTACGGCGCCGGGCAGAACGTGCGCGACTGGATCCACGTCGAGGACCACAACTCGGCCGTGTGGGCCATCATCGACCGCGGCCAGATCGGCGAGACCTACCTCATCGGCGCCGACGGCGAGAAGAACAACCTCGAGGTCGTCCAGACCCTGCTGGAGATCTTCGGCCGCCCCGCCGACGACTTCGACCACGTCAACGACCGCCCCGGCCACGACCTGCGCTACGCCATCGACGCTTCCCGGCTGCGCAACGAGCTCGGCTGGACGCCGCAGTACACCGACTTCCGCTCCGGGCTCCAGGCCACCGTCGAGTGGTACCAGGCCAACGAGTCCTGGTGGCGGCCCGCGAAGGCCGCGGTCGAGGCGAAGTACGCGGCCCAGGGTCAGTGA